One region of Nycticebus coucang isolate mNycCou1 chromosome 10, mNycCou1.pri, whole genome shotgun sequence genomic DNA includes:
- the ZNF574 gene encoding LOW QUALITY PROTEIN: zinc finger protein 574 (The sequence of the model RefSeq protein was modified relative to this genomic sequence to represent the inferred CDS: deleted 2 bases in 1 codon), which yields MTEESEETVLYIEHRYVCSECNQLYGSLEEVLMHQNSHVPQQHFELVGVADPGVTVATEAASGTGLYQTLVQESQYQCLECGQLLMSPSQLLEHQELHLKIMVPQEAVPAEPPPKAPPLSSSTIHYECVDCKALFASQELWLNHRQTHLRATPTKASGPVVLGSPVVLGPPMGQTRVAVEHSYRKAEEGGEGAAVPSAAATTTEVVTEVELLLYKCSECSQLFQLPADFLEHQATHFPAPTPESEEPALQQEMLTSSPAEVPVSQPDPLPSSDHSYELRNGEAIGRDRRGRKARRNNSGEPGGAATQELFCSACDQLFLSPHQLQQHLRSHREGVFKCPLCSRVFPSPSSLDQHLGDHSSESHFLCVDCGLAFGTEALLLAHRRAHTPNPLHSCPCGKTFVNLTKFLYHRRTHGVGGVPLPTTPVPPEEPVISFPEPAPAETGEQEAPQPPVSEESSAGPTAPGTYRCLLCSREFGKALQLTRHQRFVHRLERRHKCSICGKMFKKKSHVRNHLRTHTGERPFPCPDCSKPFNSPANLARHRLTHTGERPYRCGDCGKAFTQSSTLRQHRLVHAQHFPYRCQECGVRFHRPYRLLMHRYHHTGEYPYKCRECPRSFLLRRLLEVHQLVVHAGRQPHRCPSCGAAFPSSLRLCEHRCAAAAAQAPRRFECGTCGKKVGSAARLQAHEAAHAAAGPGEVLAKEPPAPRAPRATRTPVTSPAALGGVATAAPARRRGLECSECKKLFSTETSLQVHRRIHTGERPYPCPDCGKAFRQSTHLKDHRRLHTGERPFACEVCGKAFAISMRLAEHRRIHTGERPYSCPDCGKSYRSFSNLWKHRKTHQQQHQAAVRQQLAEAEAAVGLAVMETAVEALPLVEAIEIYPLADTEGVQISG from the exons ATGACTGAGGAGTCAGAAGAGACAGTCCTATACATTGAGCACCGTTATGTCTGCTCTGAGTGCAACCAGCTCTATGGATCCCTGGAAGAGGTGCTTATGCACCAGAACTCTCATGTGCCCCAGCAGCACTTTGAGCTGGTGGGTGTGGCTGACCCTGGAGTCACTGTGGCCACAGAGGCAGCATCGGGCACAGGCCTCTATCAAACCCTAGTACAAGAGAGCCAGTACCAGTGCCTGGAGTGTGGTCAGCTGCTGATGTCACCCAGCCAGCTCTTGGAGCACCAGGAACTGCACCTGAAGATAATGGTACCCCAGGAAGCAGTCCCAGCTGAGCCACCACCCAAGGCACCCCCTCTGAGCTCCAGCACCATCCACTATGAGTGTGTGGATTGCAAGGCTCTCTTCGCCAGCCAGGAGCTCTGGCTGAACCACCGGCAGACACATCTCCGGGCCACG CCCACCAAGGCTTCTGGCCCAGTTGTCCTGGGGTCCCCAGTTGTCCTAGGGCCCCCCATGGGACAGACCCGTGTGGCTGTGGAGCACTCATACCgaaaggcagaagagggtggggaaggggcagcTGTCCCATCTGCAGCTGCCACCACCACTGAGGTGGTGACTGAGGTGGAGCTGCTTCTCTACAAGTGCTCTGAGTGCTCCCAGCTCTTTCAGCTACCAGCTGACTTTCTGGAGCACCAGGCAACTCATTTCCCTGCTCCTACCCCAGAGTCTGAGGAGCCTGCCTTACAGCAAGAAATGCTAACCTCATCACCTGCAGAGGTGCCTGTGTCACAACCTGACCCCTTGCCATCTTCTGACCATAGTTACGAACTGCGCAACGGTGAAGCCATTGGGCGTGATCGTCGGGGACGCAAGGCCCGGAGGAACAATAGTGGAGAGCCAGGTGGGGCAGCTACGCAGGAGCTTTTTTGTTCAGCCTGTGACCAGCTCTTTCTGTCACCCCACCAACTCCAGCAGCACCTACGGAGTCACCGGGAGGGCGTCTTTAAATGCCCCCTGTGCAGTCGTGTCTTCCCTAGCCCTTCCAGTCTGGACCAGCACCTTGGAGACCACAGCAGTGAATCGCATTTCCTGTGTGTAGACTGTGGCCTAGCCTTTGGCACAGAAGCTCTCCTCTTGGCCCACCGGCGAGCCCACACCCCAAATCCTCTGCATTCATGTCCCTGTGGAAAGACCTTTGTTAATCTCACTAAGTTCCTTTATCACCGGCGTACCCATGGGGTAGGGGGTGTCCCTCTGCCCACAACACCAGTCCCACCAGAAGAGCCTGTCATCAGTTTCCCTGAGCCAGCCCCAGCAGAGACTGGAGAGCAAGAGGCCCCTCAGCCCCCTGTGTCCGAGGAGAGCTCAGCAGGGCCTACTGCCCCAGGCACCTACCGCTGCCTCCTTTGCAGCCGTGAATTTGGCAAGGCATTGCAGCTAACCCGGCATCAGCGTTTTGTGCACCGGCTGGAGCGGCGCCATAAGTGCAGCATTTGTGGCAAAATGTTCAAGAAGAAGTCTCATGTACGTAACCACCTGCGCACACACACTGGGGAACGCCCTTTTCCCTGCCCTGACTGCTCCAAGCCCTTCAACTCACCTGCCAACCTGGCCCGCCACCGGCTTACACATACAGGGGAGCGGCCCTACCGGTGTGGGGATTGTGGCAAGGCCTTTACACAGAGCTCAACACTGAGGCAGCACCGCCTTGTGCATGCCCAACACTTCCCCTACCGCTGCCAGGAATGTGGGGTGCGTTTTCACCGCCCTTACCGCCTGCTCATGCACCGCTACCACCACACAGGCGAGTACCCCTACAAGTGTCGTGAGTGCCCTCGTTCCTTCTTGCTGCGCCGGCTGCTGGAAGTGCACCAGCTTGTGGTTCatgcagggcgccagccccaccgCTGTCCATCATGTGGGGCTGCCTTTCCCTCCTCGCTGCGGCTGTGTGAGCACCGTTGTGCCGCTGCAGCTGCCCAGGCCCCACGGCGCTTTGAGTGTGGTACCTGTGGCAAAAAAGTGGGCTCTGCTGCTCGGCTGCAGGCACATGAGGCAGCTCATGCAGCGGCTGGGCCTGGAGAGGTCCTGGCTAAGGAGCCCCCTGCCCCTCGGGCCCCTCGGGCCACTCGCACACCAGTCACGTCCCCAGCAGCCCTTGGAGGCGTGGCCACAGCAGCCCCTGCCCGGCGCCGGGGCCTGGAGTGCAGTGAGTGCAAGAAGCTGTTCAGCACAGAGACATCGTTGCAGGTGCACCGGCGCATCCACACTGGTGAGCGGCCATACCCATGTCCAGACTGTGGTAAAGCTTTCCGTCAGAGTACCCACTTGAAAGACCACCGGCGCCTGCACACGGGTGAGCGGCCCTTTGCCTGTGAAGTGTGTGGCAAAGCCTTTGCCATCTCCATGCGCCTGGCAGAACATCGCCGCATCCACACAGGTGAGCGGCCGTACTCCTGTCCC